The Solanum dulcamara chromosome 6, daSolDulc1.2, whole genome shotgun sequence genome contains the following window.
ATTGGTACGTATGATCGGTGTAATTGAAAGGTGACTATAACACCAGAGCTAATGATAGAAGGCAAGAACACTTTTCGATCAAGTCCCATTAATTTATCAGAAATTAAAGTTACATACTATTTGGATGATACCTTTTTGACGGTTGCACTTTTATAAGTGCCATTTGTAGAAGCTACGAGTTTGACCAAACTCGATAGCTTTTTTTATCAAACCCAGTATATGTGTTAAGAAATCTACTAGATTGGTACatattattaaattttgaacGGGTAGCTCATATGATCAGTGGGTTTAGTGATATTTTGAACGCATAAAATTCAATTCTTAGATCCGTCTATATGAGTAGACTTAACTAAATACCTCAAACCTATATGTTTGATCCAAAAGCaaaattccatatttcaaaCTTTTCATATGCAATGGcattgttgtaagttgaatttatatttgatttatGATTGAAAAATGctgggttttttttttcaaatttcatttggtaatttaatattttccatTCTTTTGTTGGAGTTTCTGATTACTACAATGATGCTGATTTCTTTTTTTGTCAAATCTTCCTATTGACCCTCAGATCAGCATGGAAATGAGCTGTGTAAAGCGTGAATCCAATTTTTATCCAGCCTCATGCGCGTACCTGACACTGATggtaaatcaaaataaaaaagcaTGGAAACTGAAGTGCCTCATTGGGTGTGCCACCACGGGATCATGTTCAACCCGATTCAAACAGTAGTATTAATTACGAGCTTAAATAGAGCAACATGAACTAGGATGATCTATATAGTCGATTTTAATTTGTTGTATTCAGTTCATCATTTGTTGAGGTAATTCATCAAGTTGTACGAAAATAGTCAGAGGGCTCAATTTCAAGAATATGGTTGCAGTTGGGATACACTTAGGGCAAGCATGCATAATATGTTGCCAATAAATTTTTCGAACGGACAAATCTATCATTTTAGTTTATGTGACATTTTCTTGTAAATTAAAAAGAGTCATAGctcaaacaaaaaagaaaaagaatagtaGTTTTTTAGATTTAAAATTTGGTGTTGTAATGCATTGCAAATCAGAATGAGGTAAATTCGAGAGGCACACATACTTGAGacgaaacaaaaaaaaatcaaactctcCCTCTACGACGTTgaacaatagaaattagaatttCGAAAATGCTTTGTtgaacaacatatatatatatatatatatatattattttgatgagCGGCTATATCATAATAGTTTGTTCAATCAAGTGAAATAAGAAGGGCGGCCCATTAAGGTTAAGTCCATACACAGCTGGGCTTTGTTCAGATGCCCAGGCCCATGCAAGGGGAAAAAAGACAGAATAAGCTAATTCTCCCTCATCGGCTACATAGAGAAGCTTCGTTCTCTTAATATGGCTGAACATTAGCATGCATGTTCGTCCCTTCGGGGACATCCGATAAAATTGGAACGATACAGAGAAGATTAGCATGGCCCCTGCGCAAGGATGACACGCACAAATCGAGAAATGGTCCAAATTTTTTTCTCGACCAAATACTGTTTTTTCAACCTATCCCGTCTCTTAGAACTAACATGAAAAGTCTAATATCCCAAATACTGTTTTTTCAACCTATCCCGTCTCTTAGAACTACCATGAAAAGTCAAATTTTTTTCTCGACCAAATACTGTTTTTTCAACCTATCCCGTCTCTTAGAACTAACATGAAAAGTCTAATATCCCAAATACTGTTTTTTCAACCTATCCCGTCTCTTAGAACTACCATGAAAAGTCTAATATCCTGAAAAAGGGCACTTGTGTTATTATCACAGTAACTCATAGGACTTTAATTTCCTCAGTTCAATCTTTTTGGTTCTTGATAATCATCATCACTTCTCTCAAGATCGGAATGATTATCACTGTCTAATAGGTTTACATCTTTAAATATCATCCGATAAAGTATATTTGCGTTCCCTGAATGAACGAGAAAAAAAGAATCTCTCAGAGCAATTTTATTCTAGATCTAGGAGTCAACTTTTCCGTACGAgcatttgatatatatgtgtatCAGCCTTCCATCTCTACTTGATCAGTTTTTCTccatttcttaaattattttttcttagcATTGATTACTCTATtgctaaattttattttttcaagtgtATAATGAGCTTATAGTTAATTTAGTGTGCTGCTTTGGGCCTTGGAAGATTAAGGTCAAATGAAAAacgtttcattttcttttttgtggCTAATTATATGACAATTTACATGCAtgtcaaatatataaataatttattaactGAATAAAGTGTTAAAATTTGAAGACAAAAAAAGATTTTGTGTTGGAAATTAAAGCTTTGGAActtctattatattttttcttgcTTACCTGAATTTAGGAAAGAGGAAATGAATATATAAGATATACTATTATTTTGATAGACAGCTATATCATAAGCATGGTCGCTATATAAGGACGGCACACGATACAAATTAAGGAATAgtccaaaaaaaattcttaaccAATACCAATGCCCCTGCGCAAAAATGATACAACAAATGGAGATATAATCGAGGTATACATCGTGTTAACCAATTGAAATATGAAGGGCAGTCCGTTATTGATATGTTCAACAAATTTGTGGTTGAAACTATCAACTTATATACTTGTTATTAACTAAATAatcatttaaagaaaataaaaaaaagataatattttCGTAAAATTaagtaaagaaaatattatttaatgtAATTGATAATATTTCATAATTGCATTTTATTGTGTTATGAtctcagtatatatatatatatagcatactACAATGTGTATGCGACATTTTGAAAGAGCATATGTATACTATGTTTTGATATAAAAtactatttataatttttttaaaatataaaactgctatttttttttacaaaaaagggGCATTGATCTCGCTACTTAAGAACCTATTGAAAAATgcaaaaaattaccaaaatacatatcttttttattatttctatctCCTACCGGATACATCACTCCCTCTCGCTGATACATTCTTATCCCTCTCTTGAATACATCCCTCCCTTCTCGGATACATCCCTCACCTATATGTATCCGGGTGTCCTATCCCTTTTCTGATATATCTTTCATCTATGTATTCGGATGTCTGTTGATGTATCCGGAAATTCGATGATGTAtccaaaattcataaattttaaggaatttttgaaatttaaaaaagagtagaaaataatgtaattagctCACTCTTTAAcattatgaaatttatgtaaaaagataaataaaggCCGGCCCATCATTGATATGTTCAACAACTTCAGGTTGAAATTGATCTTATCAACCTACATATATACTTGCTGACTAAATAGTTCATTTAAAGAATAATACAAGATAatatattcttaaaaaaaaaaagaaaatgttgGGAAAATTTTCAGAGCATATACAAATAAATGTACCAGCAAGTGAAGTTTGGAATCTCTATGGTACTTTTAAAATGGCAAATTTTCTCGTTAAAAAACTCCCACACATTGTTGAaaaagttgagttgattgaagGCAATGGTGGAGCTGGTTCACTTCTGAAAGTTAGTAAGTTACTATTtaatttactttaaaaatttatttgcaTAATCTAgtatttatatcaaatcaataaatacaagATATACGTAttacatatacataattattGTTTAACTATCCTAAGTATATTAGGGAGGTGAAAATTACAAATCCTATAGTCCAccattttttttcccttcccaTGTTCATAGGCGACATCTACAATAAATACATATCCACACTCGATATTTATcgtatcaaaatataatttaaatttaataatgaaaatttgaaGTAAGAATACTTATTCCCGAGGGATTAGAATACACGAGTCAAAATACTTAATTTTCCGTGTGAAGTCAAACATAGATTCTTTACTATCAAATCAAAGTAGTGggtatttcaaaatatttgaaaaaaaattaattaaatagtgCTGTCAAGAACATCTTTGATTCTCCAAACTGTAAATATATGCCCAACTAAAGGAGGGAGTATACCACCTAACCATGGTTAAATGACGAAACCGTCTATGCAAAGAattggggggtgggggtgggggtagtCATGTCAAAATTACGGTGCACATGAACCCATGGTCTTTTCGTCAAATTAGATATCTTATGTACACATTTTATAGAATTGATCATTTGGTTGAAAGTTGAGTCAGAGTATGTtcgaattgacttattttaagtaacgtataagttgaaaactctttataagttttaaaaaaaaaagtaggtgcagtccaacttattttttttgacttataagatgttttcaacttataagctgcttaaaataagtcatcCAAAGAAatccaattatttattggggcttattttaagctcAAAATGACTTTATGTTGGTCAGTCAAACAAtcaaaaaagttgaaaacagcttataagtaatTTATAAGCAACTTACATGCTCTTAATATCAATagaattacttattttttttctcctttctttagtAGTGCACCAGTATTCTAGAAATCTTAGTTTGGTGCAAATACCGGCACGAGTAAATATTTTTACCTAAATTAAATTGTCAATTCTTCTAATATGTTAGGTTTACCTGGAAATGCACCGTACAAAGAGAAATATGTGTTAGTGGATGATGAAAAAAGAGTGAAGGAAATAGAGATTGTTGAAGGTGGATTTCTTGATCTTGGATTCAATTTCTAtggaattaaatttgaaattatagaGAATGATGAGAATTCAAGCATCATCAAACTTACAACTAATTTTGAGACTAAAGATGTTGAAAAAATTCATCATACTATTGGCAACTTCCAAGCCTTAGTTGCCATCATGAAAGCTTCTGCTGATTATCTTAAGAAataatctttttattattattattgtatttttcatagtttatattgttttccttttttactTTGTTGTTATTGCTCTTTGGTCTAGTTATGTGTTGACTTATTATTGgatgttattatttttggtcATGAATAAAGCAAAATAAGTTCATTTGTTTATGTTGATAAGGGTGTCAAAAGGTGGTGCAGTTTGAGTTTAACTGTATCAAAATGAGCCGAGTTAATAATAAGTGGGTTATGTTGAGATAAATTGGGCCATGATAGGGCAAATATTATAGGGAATATTGTATCATATTCCAATCCACCTAGCTAATaccaaattttgatttatatttcTTATAGCTTTTTTACCAAACAaaaccataaatattttttaaaaaattaatagtttGATAAGCTTTTTCATTGTTCAATTTGGGATATGTATTTAACCTAATTAAGTTAGCCTAACTTTTAAAAAacaatatttatgatttttcatgttttattcttggcattaattacttatttcaaatcatttttcaagacTTAATACTAACCATCAATTAATAGATAGAGATAGTGTGGTAAAATAACCatgacaattatttttttcttaatgaatGTACCAAATTCAAatatgacaagtaaaagtgaagaaaaataatatatagcgCTTTCAACATCAAATACAATATATCCACATTAACATGCATGTTTGTCCCATCgataaaattaaaatgatacAGAGAGTTAGTAAGGCTCCTATGCAAAGATGACACACACATATCGAGAAGTGGTCCAAAAAAATTTCTCAATCCCCGTCCCTTACAATATGTAGATATAGAGAccgtttgaattggcttataagttgcttataagctgttttcagctttttttgagtgtttgactgatcaagttaaagtcattttgtgcttaaaataagcctcaataaataattgagtttctttagatgaatttattttaaacaatttataagttgaaaatagcttataagtcaGAGCTAAGTCGTGAATTGACTCCCCATAATTCGAGGGAAGGGCATGTAATTTCTCCAAGGAATGCTCTCTCATAAAGTATATTGATTCTCGAGGCCCGAGCTTCCCATCACAGCCAATCTCCTTTTGGATCAAGGTCAGACATGACactaaaaaatatcaaacttgACCTCGAATAGGAGtgcaaaacttttaaaaaacaaattgcGTCTGCCGGGAGTCGAACCCGGGTCTATTGCTTGGAAGGCAATTATCCTAACCGTTGGACTACAAACGCCTTCTTGTGATTGTTTGTTAAGAGTTTGTCGTCATAACAAGCATTTGATCATAGACATGACAATATCAAGAACACACATGTTTATATATGTGTGTCTAGTCCCACTTGCACGTACCTCTGGGATACTAACTATCTCCTACCAACATCAGTATTAGATAACTTAGTTCATCAAGACTTGAACAGATGTGAAGAAACCACCTAATGTTTTTGCTTTCGCTGATATTTAAATCTAATATCTTATGATTTGCAATTCAGTTCACTGACCACTGAGTGACACATCGACACATCATATGGTATCTAGTGCAAAACACAATATTAAATATTGGAAAAATGGCCCGATATACCCCTCAACTTTGTCATTTAATTTAGAGCTGATATAACTCTTGTTATAAACGTGGCTCACATATATCCCTACCTTAATAAAAATAGGTCACATATACCTCTACCGTTAAACACCATCACAAGTAAATTTTTACCTAAATTAAATGGTCAATTCTTCTAATATGTTAGGTTTAGTTGGAAATGCTACATACAAAGAGAAATATGTGTTAGTGGGTGATGAAAAAAGAGTGAAGGAAGTAGAGATTGTTGAAGGTGGATTTCTTGATCTTGGATTCAAATTGTTTTTGATCAAGTGGGAAATTTTAGAGAATGATGAACATTCAAGCATCATCAAACTTACAACTGATTTTGAGACTAAAGTTCCAAGTCTTAGTTGCCCTCATGAAAGCTTCTGTTGATTATCTTGAGAAataatctttttattattattattattggatctttcataatttatgttgttttcctttttacttTGTTGTTATTGCTCTTTCTAGATTGTGTGTATTGTATTATTTCTGGTCATGAATAAAGTAATTTTGTTTATTGTTTATGTTGATAGGAGTGTCATATAGGTGTATTGGATTTGAAATATAgaactttttttattaaaaaaaatgaatagagAGAGTCAGAACACATTTTGAAATACTATAAAAGTAAATGgacttttcttgtttttttttcccAATATTTATTcgaaaattcataaatttcaaattttggaacTGTCACTAATGCGATTGAATTTTCAAACACAGAATGTTTTGAGGAAATCAAGGTAAAATGCAAGGGAAGAATGCTATCTTTGCTATTAGGATTTTCTACACAAACTGTTTTGAGGAAATTAAATTTTCGAGGGATTTACTATTTTTTGAAGGTGGATTTCTTGATCTttgattcaatttatatttgatcaaataattaaattaatctaattttAGTGGGATTCatgaattatcatattttatttatatagttGTTCATTCAAGTGATGTATTGTGTTATTTTTGGTGACTAATAAAACGTTGCATTGTGTCTTTTTTCTCTCGTTATCCCACATCGGCTACATAGAGAAGCTTCGTTCTCTTAATATTGCTGAACATTAGCATACATGTTAGTCCCTTTGGGGACATCCGATAAAATTGGAATGATACAGAGAAGATTAGCATGGATGACACACACAAATCGAGAAATGGGccaaatttttttctcaaaccCAATCAGcccatttaaaaatattttttaagattgTATTGAGTTAATTCTTCGGATCAGcccatttttcttatatttttaaagattgTATTGAGCTAATTCTTCGGGTGTGCAATCTTTGGCTCGGaagattttcttttttcctgCCCCACTCGATCAATAGTATTTTCACTTATACTTCAACGTAACTCAAACCCTAAATCAATAGTGAAGGTGCACAACTGCTAGAGCAAACCACACTCATCTTGGCTTGAAAGATTAGGTCAAATGTCAAAGTTTGGCCTCTTTTTGTGACAATGGATTGTTATAAATTTCAATATGctcaaaattattttcaatttcatgtGAGCAATTGTCCATGTTCTATTTATGTTATTCATTTTTTAGTAATAATATATGTCAGTTTGTCAATGAACAAAACCAAAAGagtataaatataagtttgaGTACAATTCGACTAATTTTTTAGAGTATTTGTCACTTTtcattaatataaatatcgagTAATTTTATCCACCAAAAAATGAAGAGATTGTCTATAATTAAATAGAACACTCCAACTTGGTATAGTTCCATAATAAATGATACAATTGACAGAAGTTTAAGTCAACCTTAATTCTATAATTCaatcattttctttcttaattattaaaattctgATTAGCTTTGAACTAAACCTGCACCGTCcatttaataaatcttcaacataatattcaaaatagcattgatttaaataatTGAGTGTTAATTATAAACTTAAACTCATAATACATTTATCTATAAAAATGGTCACATCTGATCTAAATATCTCACTTATTGACTACAAAATAAGTTTGgtttaatttaataaatgtgTGAATAtttcgatttttttttaaagtcttaagaaaaatgattaaatgtaAACGTCATGTTTTGTTTCCAAACCACAAGGTATCATTGTTGTTTGAATAAGTATAATAATGGAGATTATTTGTCTCCTTAATTAGCTTGTCATTTTTAAGAGTCTAGCTAATACATGAAtccaatttatattatattataatgtcACATAATCGACCCATAAATATGTTAAGGGATGCGAATTCTTCTTCGGACTCCATTAATGCAGGATATTTTGTacatcaaattatttttttaataattgatCCGTAAAGTTGTTTTTTTAGAGTTGGGATTGGTAGAGAGTGATTATCATAATTATTACTTCATCCGTTTTAATTCATATGACATAAAAACGAATTTTTAAGGGCAGTCCAGTGTATTAACATTTTGCTATGCGTGGTTGATGAATAATTGAATCATAAGAGTCTATTGTATGCAAACGAGCTAGCTAAATTTGAGCTGCAATAACAATAGGTGAAGCTCAAAAAGATGACATCAAATTTAGGTAGCTAGTagctaaaaagaaataaagatcaTATATCCATATTATCGTTGATTtgatatgtataaataatttatcaaaaaactAGATAGTAAGTTGTGTTTTCTAATCTCTTGCAACTAATATAACGATGATTGTATAAAAGATGCAATAATAACAGTACATTTGAGACATCTTTATCAATTTGTTATAAGCAGTTTTAGGACTATAGAACAAAAGATTATCTCGTACCTGAAATGAAGTAttaatgatgatttttttaatctCGTTAAACAGaatgttataaaataatatgcaatattaattatttttagggATCGAATCGTTTGGTTCGAAATAAAATTATCTCAACATTATAAACCCATATATTATATGGTATAGATAGAACAATAAATTTATTACAAAATCTTCATCGATATTaaataatatcaacaatcaaACCTCATAAAGTTAAATTCTTGTCCTCAAATTTAAAGTAAATATTAGTGATTCTACTATTGAACTACCGACCTTATAGAGTTCAATTCCTGTCCTTGTGTTTTCAACAAGGGCTAGTGATCAATTCAAATGCCACCTGTTAATCTATCATTGGAATAGTGTGATGTGAAAATGACACTACTCACTTTTGACATCACTAGGTAGAATTTAGCTGGTTGCCCTATAACTAGCTCTAGATAGGGATGtcctatattaaataataatgttgAATGATTAGCTCAAGTCTGTTCTTCTTAACATTTAGGCCTCACAAACTTGTAGATAGATGAGTGACATACTGATCTTTTTAACTTGTAGTAGAAATTTTGTGCAAATGGTATTCAATAATATTGTGTCACATGGCTCACAGACCAAACCTATGGTATATATTGTTGGTTTTTGCCCAACAGACATTACATATTTGTCTTGGGATTTCACCATCATCAAATTATACGACTTGTAAAGCTCTTCACTCTCCTTTCAATGTGAAATTCGTCTAAGGTATCATGTGCACCTCTTCTTCAGAAACTTGTCAGCCTAAAAGTGTGTTACGACTAAGGTGTCATGTGCACCCAAACTAACAAAATAGAGAAATGCATTGCATATGTGGTACAAcattcgaatttaaggaaacTTGTCGATGAAACCTTGAACTATGGGATTCTTTGATTACGATTGCTACATATGTTTCAGCaaaaattctcaaacaaattaatGATTCCAAAGAGCAAAAATGTTTAAATGGGTATTTAGTCTACCCCTCACCAAAGGATAGAAGCACGGTCGCATGCATATAGAGTAGTACAAATGTCATCAAAATATCAAGTTGCATCTTGTTTAAGCAGAGGGAAAATTGCTGTAGAAGAGATATCTCCAAGTCAGAATATCCATCACTTGCTCTCAGAATCATATAGATCTGTACTGAACAGTCAGTTAAGGAAAACGAACAATGGCGGACCCagaacaaagaaaataaaacaacaacatacccaatgtaatctCCCAGAGTGaagtttggggagggtagagtgtatgcagaccttatccCTACCCGGTTATTTCCGATAGACCATGAGctcaaaaaaagaataaataaaatagatatatgACATATGGTAGATTCATTATATTATTGCATTGCCTAATAACAGACCATATAAAACACAAGCACACGCCgaaggagaaagaaaaagaacacAAGATACAGTTCTAATACACAAGTATATTTCATAATATCCCCATATATAAGCTCAATAATGTACTTCCAAACCAATTTTCATGTTAACAAAACTTGATTTAGTAGACACAAGTAAATCGGTAACCTATGTGCACAATAAGAAAAAATTCCTACTAGGGGAGATTCAATTGAATACCCTTCCCTCT
Protein-coding sequences here:
- the LOC129891885 gene encoding norbelladine synthase-like, producing the protein MLGKFSEHIQINVPASEVWNLYGTFKMANFLVKKLPHIVEKVELIEGNGGAGSLLKVSLPGNAPYKEKYVLVDDEKRVKEIEIVEGGFLDLGFNFYGIKFEIIENDENSSIIKLTTNFETKDVEKIHHTIGNFQALVAIMKASADYLKK